The proteins below come from a single Sorghum bicolor cultivar BTx623 chromosome 4, Sorghum_bicolor_NCBIv3, whole genome shotgun sequence genomic window:
- the LOC8061043 gene encoding U-box domain-containing protein 26, with protein sequence MPGSVPLGLGLDTAGVQVPWYFRCPISLELMRDPVTVSTGQTYDRASIESWVATGNTTCPVTRAPLADFTLIPNHTLRRLIQEWCVAHRSMGVERIPTPKQPADPDLVRSLVAQGPGLPALRRLRALARESDKNRLVMATHETRAALVEAAFGSGAEEVQAEAMAVLALVGLGEAEAAAVVGREERVARLGKVLAAGVGVPLEARVNAGAVAEAAASASGAEARAVLGAAEGVMDGLVALVEEKANARAVRVGIRALFALCLAKENRPRAVAAGAASALARRVAEGGAGEPERALAAVERLCRAEGGRDAVVAGAGGGSAAVTALVRAMSGRAAEHAAGALVAVVGGSEALQVEAVRAGAMSQLLLMVQGGCSERAKRKAQHLLKLLRSAWPNTDCIANSDDFLQHY encoded by the coding sequence ATGCCGGGGAGCGTGCCGCTGGGTCTGGGCCTGGACACGGCGGGGGTGCAGGTGCCGTGGTACTTCCGGTGCCCCATCTCCCTGGAGCTGATGCGCGACCCGGTGACGGTGTCGACGGGGCAGACCTACGACCGCGCCAGCATCGAGTCGTGGGTGGCCACCGGCAACACCACCTGCCCCGTCACCCGCGCGCCGCTCGCCGACTTCACGCTCATCCCCAACCACACCCTCCGCCGGCTCATCCAGGAGTGGTGCGTCGCGCACCGCTCCATGGGCGTGGAGCGCATCCCGACGCCGAAGCAGCCCGCGGACCCGGACCTGGTGCGCTCCCTCGTCGCGCAGGGCCCGGGACTCCCCGCGCTGCGGAGGCTCAGGGCGCTCGCCAGGGAGTCCGACAAGAACAGGCTCGTCATGGCCACGCACGAGACCAGGGCCGCGCTGGTGGAGGCCGCCTTCGGCTCCGGGGCCGAGGAGGTCCAGGCCGAGGCCATGGCGGTGCTCGCGCTGGTGGGGCTCGGCGAGGCGGAGGCCGCGGCGGTGGTCGGGAGGGAGGAGAGGGTGGCCAGGCTCGGCAAGGTCCTCGCCGCCGGCGTCGGCGTCCCGCTGGAGGCGCGGGTGAACGCGGGCGCCGTGGCGGAGgccgcggcgtcggcgtcgggcgCGGAGGCCCGCGCCGTGCTGGGCGCCGCCGAGGGCGTCATGGACGGCCTGGTGGCGCTGGTGGAGGAGAAGGCCAACGCCCGCGCCGTGCGCGTCGGGATCCGGGCGCTGTTCGCGCTGTGCCTGGCCAAGGAGAACCGCCCGCGCGCGGTGGCGGCGGGCGCCGCGTCGGCGCTGGCGCGGCGCGTGGCGGAGGGAGGCGCCGGTGAGCCCGAGCGCGCGCTGGCGGCCGTGGAGCGGCTGTGCCGCGCCGAGGGCGGGCGCGACGCCGTGGTGGCCGGGGCCGGTGGCGGGTCCGCGGCCGTGACGGCGCTGGTGCGCGCCATGTCCGGACGCGCGGCGGAGCACGCGGCGGGCGCGCTGGTGGCCGTggtgggcggctccgaggcgcTGCAGGTGGAGGCGGTCCGGGCCGGCGCCATGAGCCAGCTGCTGCTGATGGTGCAGGGCGGGTGCTCGGAGCGCGCCAAGCGCAAGGCGCAGCACCTGCTGAAGCTGCTCCGCTCCGCCTGGCCCAACACCGACTGCATCGCCAACTCCGACGACTTCCTCCAACACTACTGA